TCTGGTGACCCGGTGAAGGCTATGAGCGCTCGGCCGTCGCGGAATCCCCGCCGAGGGGACGATTCGGATAGCTCTCACGGGGGACCCCGGCGCACGAGACCGGCCACACCGAGGGGATTCGCGCCGCGCGGTCTCGCCATGGGTCTCTCCGCCGTTGCCGTCAGCGATCTCAAACGGATCGGTCCGCCCGACCGTGCCGATGAAGACTTCGTGATCGGGGACGAGTGGCGAAGGCGGTGAGTCTCGGTCGTCTTCACCCCACTCAACCGGGATCGGAACTAAAGCATGGCTGTGCGTTCCACTGCGTTCAACACGTTCATCGGAACCAGACGACCCTTCCGGAGCCGTTCCGATCAGTGGCTCAGATTGACCTGTACCCGGTGATGCTCGCCCTTCTCGATCAGGTCGACGAACCCGAGGGCATAGTCAGCGGCGGAGATCGCGCCGCCGTCGGGCTGGACCGCGACGTCGTCGCCGAGCCGGTAACGGCCGAGTCGTTCGCCCGGCATCCGGGCGCCGAACCGCAGCGCCGGGCTGACGAAGATCCAGTCGAGTGTCGCGGGTGCGGCCGGGAGATCCTCGAGGATGAGCGCCGCCCCGGAGCGGATCTCGTCGTGAAGTTCGGCGGGGATGTGGCTGAGGTCGGTGACGAAGCGATCCGCCCCGGGCGCGGGGCGCAGCGACGAGGCTCCGCCGACGACGTACAGGGGTGCGCCTGCGTCATCGGCCAGGCGCGCGATGGTGCGGTAGGCGTCGCGGAACGTGTGGGCCAGCGGGCCGCGTGGGGCGATGGCGCCCACTACGGCGTCCGCGCCCTCGATGGGCGCCGAGAGCGTTGCCTCATCGGCGGCGTCGCCTTGGACGTAGGTCACGTTCGGGAGTGGCGCCTCGGGGAGGGAGCGGCTCAGCGCGGTGACTCGGTGACCCCGTGCTGCGGCCTCCGCGACGATGGCCGAACCGGCATAACCGGT
The Actinoalloteichus fjordicus DNA segment above includes these coding regions:
- a CDS encoding NAD(P)-dependent oxidoreductase, coding for MSRITVLGGTGYAGSAIVAEAAARGHRVTALSRSLPEAPLPNVTYVQGDAADEATLSAPIEGADAVVGAIAPRGPLAHTFRDAYRTIARLADDAGAPLYVVGGASSLRPAPGADRFVTDLSHIPAELHDEIRSGAALILEDLPAAPATLDWIFVSPALRFGARMPGERLGRYRLGDDVAVQPDGGAISAADYALGFVDLIEKGEHHRVQVNLSH